From the genome of Streptomyces sp. NBC_01260, one region includes:
- a CDS encoding glucarate dehydratase family protein: MEPQSPSGPPTIVDIRITPIAFPDPPLLNAVGCHEPWALRAIIEVDCGDGLVGLGETYGDASHLAVLRTVAPLLIGLDPFRTEYIKSVVDGLLGTVDAPSEKLGPSGGMGPEKVSLRVFSAFEVACLDVQGQAIGRPVHDLLGGRVRDAVPFSAYLFYKWAQHPGDAPDLFGAALDPAGIVAQARTMVQKYGFQSIKLKGGVFPPDVELDAIRALREEFPTLPLRIDPNAAWSVETSRRVAAETQGLLEYLEDPTEGLAGMAAVAETAGMPLATNMCVVSFDHIPEAVDRGSVQVILSDHHYWGGLRQSVRLAGICETWGLGLSMHSNSHLGISLAAMTHLGAALPQLSYAADTHTPWQLGVDVVERPLTFVDGAVPVPMSPGLGVRLDRDALARLHENYLRQGITGRDDTGYMRRFHPDFNPTKPRW, encoded by the coding sequence ATGGAGCCACAGAGCCCGTCAGGGCCCCCCACGATCGTCGACATCCGCATCACGCCCATCGCGTTCCCTGACCCGCCGTTGCTCAACGCCGTGGGCTGCCACGAGCCGTGGGCGTTGCGCGCGATCATCGAAGTCGACTGCGGCGACGGACTCGTCGGGCTCGGCGAGACCTACGGCGACGCCTCGCACCTGGCGGTGCTGCGTACGGTGGCACCGCTGCTGATCGGGCTGGACCCGTTCCGGACCGAATACATCAAGTCCGTGGTGGACGGGCTGCTCGGCACCGTTGACGCGCCGTCGGAGAAACTCGGTCCGTCCGGCGGCATGGGCCCGGAGAAGGTGTCGCTGCGGGTCTTCTCCGCATTCGAGGTCGCCTGCCTCGACGTACAGGGCCAGGCGATCGGCCGTCCGGTCCACGATCTCCTCGGCGGCCGGGTACGCGACGCCGTGCCCTTCTCGGCGTACCTGTTCTACAAGTGGGCGCAGCATCCCGGCGATGCCCCGGACCTCTTCGGCGCCGCGCTCGACCCTGCCGGGATCGTGGCCCAGGCCCGGACGATGGTGCAGAAGTACGGCTTCCAGTCGATCAAGTTGAAGGGCGGTGTCTTCCCTCCCGACGTGGAACTCGACGCCATTCGCGCGCTGCGTGAGGAGTTCCCCACGCTGCCGCTGCGCATCGATCCCAACGCCGCGTGGAGCGTCGAGACCTCCCGCCGGGTCGCCGCCGAGACTCAGGGCCTGCTGGAATATCTCGAAGATCCCACCGAGGGCCTGGCCGGCATGGCCGCCGTCGCCGAGACCGCCGGGATGCCGCTGGCGACCAACATGTGCGTGGTCTCCTTCGACCACATTCCCGAGGCCGTCGATCGCGGCTCCGTTCAGGTCATCCTGTCCGATCACCACTACTGGGGCGGACTGCGGCAGTCTGTGCGCCTGGCGGGCATCTGCGAGACCTGGGGCCTTGGCCTGTCGATGCACTCCAACAGCCATCTCGGCATCAGCCTTGCCGCGATGACCCACCTCGGCGCGGCACTGCCGCAGCTGTCCTACGCCGCCGACACCCATACGCCCTGGCAGCTGGGTGTCGACGTGGTGGAGCGCCCGCTGACCTTCGTCGACGGCGCCGTGCCAGTGCCGATGTCGCCGGGGCTCGGCGTGCGGCTGGACCGGGACGCGCTTGCCCGGCTGCATGAGAACTACCTTCGGCAGGGCATCACCGGACGCGACGACACGGGTTACATGCGCCGGTTCCACCCGGACTTCAACCCGACGAAGCCGCGGTGGTGA
- a CDS encoding ROK family protein produces MSQDIGETRGSKAPAGRAGDAHLLRRLNLSATVRAFLDAASLTVSDVRSIVGVSRPTAEDLVATLVDEGFVREALDRPNGERSAGRPARRYEVVAEDFAVVGVDIGAHKVAVVVCDLRGNVLAVRRRSVDSRIGPAGRIGAAARLAEATLRQIGTNREHVRSVACGITGVGANDSEVMDIRTVPAGHDLDVYSLPGFDRIDVVSEVSERFKRDVLVSNDIHLAAVAEQWRGGAGARDLVYMHAGRRLGAAIVINGQIHNGRHGLAASVGSMKILGWAEAMAQLDRESRRLAGSAAEESTSGNVRALFEAAANGDRTAVRTVDRVAEALALGASVLVHAVDPDLVVLGGGLSRAGDVLAGPFERHLAATSLNRTGFRVSLLGDESVALGAARLALDDLKERLLAVQA; encoded by the coding sequence GTGAGTCAAGACATCGGTGAAACCCGGGGCAGCAAGGCACCCGCAGGCCGTGCGGGCGATGCCCACCTCCTGCGCAGGCTCAATCTCTCGGCCACGGTGCGGGCCTTTCTCGACGCCGCGTCACTGACGGTCAGCGACGTGCGTTCGATCGTCGGAGTCTCCCGCCCCACCGCCGAGGACCTGGTGGCGACGCTGGTGGACGAGGGCTTCGTCCGTGAGGCGCTCGACCGTCCGAACGGCGAGCGGTCGGCAGGACGGCCTGCCCGGCGCTACGAGGTCGTGGCCGAGGACTTCGCCGTCGTCGGCGTCGACATCGGCGCCCACAAGGTGGCCGTGGTCGTCTGCGACCTGCGCGGAAACGTCCTGGCGGTGCGCAGACGCAGCGTCGACTCCCGCATCGGGCCGGCCGGGCGCATCGGGGCGGCGGCGCGACTGGCCGAGGCGACCCTCCGGCAGATCGGGACGAACAGGGAACACGTCCGCTCGGTGGCCTGCGGCATCACCGGTGTGGGGGCCAACGACTCGGAGGTCATGGACATCCGCACCGTTCCCGCGGGCCATGACCTGGACGTCTACTCACTCCCGGGTTTCGACCGGATCGACGTCGTGTCGGAGGTGTCGGAACGCTTCAAGCGCGACGTGCTGGTCTCCAACGACATCCACCTCGCGGCGGTGGCCGAGCAGTGGCGGGGCGGCGCCGGGGCACGCGACCTCGTCTACATGCACGCCGGCCGCCGCCTCGGGGCCGCGATCGTCATCAACGGGCAGATCCACAACGGGCGGCACGGCCTGGCGGCGTCCGTCGGTTCGATGAAAATCCTGGGGTGGGCCGAGGCGATGGCGCAGCTCGACCGCGAGAGCCGCAGGCTTGCGGGCTCGGCCGCCGAGGAGTCCACCAGCGGCAACGTCCGGGCGCTCTTCGAAGCGGCCGCGAACGGCGACCGCACCGCGGTGAGGACCGTCGACCGCGTCGCCGAGGCCCTCGCCCTGGGTGCCTCCGTCCTGGTCCACGCCGTCGACCCCGATCTCGTCGTGCTCGGCGGCGGCCTGTCCCGCGCGGGGGACGTGCTTGCCGGTCCCTTCGAGCGGCACCTGGCCGCGACCTCCCTCAACCGGACGGGATTCCGCGTGTCCCTGCTCGGCGACGAGTCCGTCGCCCTCGGCGCCGCCCGGCTGGCGCTCGACGATCTCAAGGAGCGCCTGCTCGCCGTGCAGGCCTGA
- a CDS encoding ABC transporter substrate-binding protein codes for MSKRANWGAVAVSLSLVALTGCAVGGGNGGGSGSVDDVTLSLLTFETPNLTASYWDDIIARTSAKVPGVKIKKIVAPSAEQRNEYTRQLDSTGALPDIMVAIDPAGLAEGGKLAQFGEKELADWTSPTANSFNGKIYQLPTNSQTWQIYYRKAAFEKAGITTPPKKWDDLLAAVDKLKAAQIKPFVIGGGAPDGLGPRWTFAQLVADEVYAKDPKWLDKLTAGKTDFSDPLFVNAATKMKALAGKENVDNLSATYAQAQEAFLKGKGAMYPMGSWFPASPDKAQQKEFGAFPMPTQDGSLVLPVYTGGGLSVSAKSPDVAKAKQWAIEFSKLNADGGARYDGLFVALKGYKPPAGLPPLYNTTLDLYEKAQAGGTVTPSFGNESGVPALPSGFIPKVDAALNDLLNGRADVDKFVATLNTKFKELSK; via the coding sequence ATGAGCAAGCGGGCCAACTGGGGTGCGGTAGCGGTTTCGTTGAGCCTGGTCGCGCTGACCGGCTGTGCCGTCGGTGGCGGGAACGGAGGTGGGAGCGGTTCGGTCGATGACGTGACGTTGAGCCTGCTCACCTTCGAGACCCCCAACCTCACCGCCTCCTACTGGGACGACATCATCGCCCGGACCAGCGCCAAGGTGCCGGGGGTGAAGATCAAGAAGATCGTCGCGCCGAGCGCCGAACAGCGCAACGAGTACACGCGCCAGCTCGACTCGACCGGCGCACTGCCCGACATCATGGTCGCGATCGACCCCGCCGGACTGGCGGAGGGCGGCAAGCTCGCCCAGTTCGGCGAGAAGGAACTGGCGGACTGGACCAGCCCGACCGCGAACAGCTTCAACGGCAAGATCTACCAGCTGCCCACCAACTCGCAGACCTGGCAGATCTACTACCGCAAGGCGGCTTTCGAGAAGGCGGGCATCACCACTCCTCCGAAGAAGTGGGACGACCTGCTCGCCGCGGTCGACAAGCTGAAGGCGGCGCAGATCAAGCCGTTCGTCATCGGCGGCGGTGCACCGGACGGCCTCGGCCCGCGCTGGACCTTCGCCCAGCTGGTGGCCGACGAGGTCTACGCCAAGGACCCGAAGTGGCTCGACAAACTGACCGCGGGAAAGACCGACTTCAGCGACCCGCTGTTCGTCAACGCGGCGACCAAGATGAAGGCACTGGCGGGCAAGGAGAACGTCGACAACCTGTCGGCCACCTACGCACAGGCGCAGGAAGCCTTCCTCAAGGGCAAGGGCGCCATGTACCCGATGGGCTCGTGGTTCCCGGCGTCCCCGGACAAGGCGCAGCAGAAGGAGTTCGGCGCCTTCCCCATGCCCACGCAGGACGGCTCGCTCGTCCTGCCCGTGTACACCGGCGGTGGACTGTCGGTGAGCGCCAAGTCCCCTGACGTCGCGAAGGCCAAGCAGTGGGCCATCGAGTTCTCGAAGCTGAACGCCGACGGCGGGGCACGTTACGACGGCCTGTTCGTCGCGCTCAAGGGCTACAAGCCGCCGGCCGGCCTGCCGCCGCTGTACAACACCACCCTCGATCTCTACGAGAAGGCCCAGGCCGGTGGAACCGTGACGCCGAGCTTCGGAAACGAGAGCGGTGTCCCGGCCCTGCCGTCGGGCTTCATACCCAAGGTCGACGCGGCACTGAATGATCTCCTCAACGGCCGTGCGGACGTGGACAAGTTCGTCGCGACGCTGAACACGAAGTTCAAGGAGCTCTCGAAGTGA
- a CDS encoding carbohydrate ABC transporter permease → MVLAPILWTLYTGMTDERATRPDTSFVGLDNYGFLLGNEEFRHSLWNTVVITVIVVLLTNLLGLAIALLLRRPGRLYSLLRSVYFTPVILSAVVVSVIGRSILADDGLLNSALVSLGVEHPPGWLTDPSYAIYSVSGIMVWQLLGFAVVVYLAGLAGIPAELDEAASLDGAGPWQQFRAITWPLLAPALTINTVMLMISSFKVYDQIAVLTNGGPGTDGTATVAFAVIRTAFSEQRPGVASAMAGIMLVVVSVASVTVLRLLQRREVNL, encoded by the coding sequence ATGGTCCTGGCGCCCATCCTGTGGACCCTCTACACCGGGATGACCGATGAGCGCGCCACGCGCCCGGACACCTCGTTCGTAGGCCTGGACAACTACGGATTCCTCCTCGGGAACGAGGAGTTCCGGCACTCCCTGTGGAACACCGTGGTGATCACGGTGATCGTGGTGCTGCTGACGAACCTGCTCGGTCTCGCGATCGCCCTGCTGCTGCGCCGGCCGGGCCGGCTCTACAGCCTGCTCCGCAGCGTCTACTTCACCCCGGTGATCCTCTCCGCTGTGGTGGTGTCGGTGATCGGACGCTCGATCCTGGCGGACGACGGCCTGCTGAACAGCGCGCTCGTCTCGCTGGGGGTCGAGCACCCGCCGGGCTGGCTCACGGATCCGTCGTACGCGATCTACTCCGTCTCCGGGATCATGGTCTGGCAGCTGCTCGGCTTCGCCGTGGTGGTCTACCTCGCTGGGCTCGCGGGGATCCCCGCCGAGCTCGACGAGGCGGCGAGCCTCGACGGCGCCGGCCCCTGGCAACAGTTCCGCGCGATCACCTGGCCGCTGCTCGCGCCCGCGCTGACGATCAACACCGTGATGCTGATGATCAGCTCGTTCAAGGTCTACGACCAGATCGCCGTGCTCACCAACGGTGGCCCCGGCACCGACGGCACGGCCACCGTGGCCTTCGCGGTGATCCGCACCGCCTTCTCCGAGCAACGTCCGGGAGTGGCGTCCGCGATGGCCGGGATCATGCTCGTCGTCGTCTCGGTCGCGAGCGTGACCGTGCTCAGGCTCCTGCAACGACGAGAGGTGAATCTGTGA
- a CDS encoding alpha-galactosidase, with product MIEPGRVAVPVPTNPVSLSGLGGTETTTMVLLPRADGLPDIGWVGPSLAATDVRSLTIPASIETTAWNSWLIGSPVSVLPEHARGYLGRPALLGHRVGPDGPGSDWSTAFGPGSVRCDDDSLAVRATDRAAGLELCFEAEAVPGGGLRLRHLLTNVGAGPYVVDALDVVVPVPTGAGEILDFTGRWARERQPQRRALADGQWVREHRRGMRVLDGTGLVVVGNPGFGYGQGEVLGVHLAWSGNHRYAVEQLSSGTAVVRAGELLHPGEMVLAEGETYAMPWVHVAASARGLDGLADATHQYVRSLAAHPSRPAPVMFNPWEAVYLDHDLDTLTALVDISAELGAERFVLDDGWFAGRTSLDDGLGDWTPDPAVWPHGLAPLVDRVHEKGMEFGLWWEPEAVNPNSAVHRDHPDWILRTGDRSPVLERNCYLLDLGREDVRTHLLDAFGRLVAAHRIDFVKWDHNRDQVDGGDSRGTGRPASRRQTLAFRELLDELARRHPGISWESCASGGGRIDLDVLERVQSTWASDVTDPLSRQPIQHWSAQLAPLEYLGAHVTAPVSHQTGRTSVLDLRAATAFFGQFGIQWDLTKVPAHELDRLASWIGLYKRHRALLHTGRLTRVALPDGLLAHGVVARDRSEALFSYAQLDEIVPVPPRLRIPGLDPDRTYRASLITPAAPSVTWEVTGVQASGAALGALGLPGPARAPQSAALVHLRAV from the coding sequence ATGATCGAGCCCGGACGCGTTGCCGTGCCCGTGCCCACCAACCCCGTGTCCCTCTCCGGACTCGGCGGCACCGAGACCACGACGATGGTCCTGCTGCCGAGGGCGGACGGCTTGCCCGACATCGGGTGGGTGGGGCCGTCCCTGGCGGCGACGGACGTCCGGTCGCTGACGATCCCGGCCTCGATCGAGACCACGGCCTGGAACTCCTGGCTGATCGGCTCACCGGTCAGCGTGCTCCCGGAGCACGCGCGCGGCTACCTCGGACGGCCCGCGCTGCTCGGCCACCGGGTCGGCCCCGACGGCCCCGGGAGCGACTGGTCCACCGCGTTCGGCCCCGGCTCGGTGCGGTGTGACGACGACTCACTCGCGGTCCGGGCCACCGACAGGGCAGCGGGACTCGAACTGTGCTTCGAGGCCGAAGCCGTCCCGGGCGGAGGGCTCCGCCTCCGGCACCTGTTGACCAACGTCGGCGCCGGCCCCTACGTGGTCGACGCGCTCGACGTGGTCGTCCCCGTTCCGACCGGCGCGGGCGAGATCCTCGACTTCACCGGGCGATGGGCCCGCGAGCGGCAACCCCAGCGCCGTGCCCTCGCGGACGGGCAGTGGGTCAGGGAGCACCGCCGCGGCATGCGCGTCCTCGACGGCACCGGCCTGGTCGTGGTCGGTAACCCCGGCTTCGGATACGGCCAGGGTGAGGTGCTCGGTGTCCACCTCGCCTGGAGTGGCAACCACCGGTACGCAGTCGAGCAGCTCAGCTCCGGCACCGCCGTCGTCCGGGCCGGCGAGTTGCTGCACCCGGGCGAGATGGTCCTCGCCGAGGGCGAGACGTACGCGATGCCCTGGGTGCACGTGGCCGCGTCCGCGCGCGGCCTCGACGGACTGGCGGACGCGACCCACCAGTACGTCCGGTCGCTCGCGGCCCATCCGTCCCGGCCCGCACCCGTCATGTTCAACCCGTGGGAGGCGGTCTACCTCGACCACGACCTCGACACGCTGACCGCGCTGGTCGACATATCGGCCGAGCTGGGTGCCGAGCGTTTCGTGCTCGACGACGGGTGGTTCGCGGGCCGCACCTCCCTTGACGACGGCCTGGGCGACTGGACCCCGGACCCGGCGGTGTGGCCGCACGGGCTGGCACCGCTGGTGGACCGGGTGCACGAGAAGGGGATGGAGTTCGGGCTCTGGTGGGAGCCGGAGGCCGTCAACCCGAACTCCGCGGTCCACCGCGATCATCCCGATTGGATTCTGCGCACGGGCGACCGGTCGCCCGTGCTGGAACGCAACTGCTACCTGCTCGATCTCGGCCGGGAGGACGTGCGAACCCACCTGCTCGACGCCTTCGGCCGTCTGGTGGCGGCGCACCGGATCGACTTCGTCAAGTGGGACCACAACCGCGACCAGGTCGACGGAGGTGACTCGCGCGGCACCGGTCGGCCCGCTTCACGGCGGCAGACCCTCGCCTTCCGCGAGCTCCTCGATGAGCTGGCCCGCCGCCATCCCGGCATCTCGTGGGAGAGCTGCGCCTCGGGAGGCGGCAGGATCGACCTGGACGTGCTCGAGCGGGTCCAGAGCACCTGGGCCTCCGACGTCACCGATCCGCTGTCCCGCCAGCCGATCCAGCACTGGAGCGCCCAGCTCGCCCCGCTGGAGTACCTCGGCGCTCACGTCACCGCACCGGTCTCCCACCAGACCGGCCGGACCAGCGTCCTGGACCTCCGCGCGGCCACGGCCTTCTTCGGCCAGTTCGGCATCCAGTGGGACCTCACGAAGGTGCCGGCCCACGAGCTGGACCGTCTCGCGTCCTGGATCGGCCTTTACAAGCGGCACCGCGCGCTCCTGCACACGGGGCGGCTGACGCGTGTCGCACTGCCCGACGGTCTGCTCGCGCATGGAGTGGTCGCCCGGGACCGGTCGGAGGCGCTCTTCTCCTATGCCCAGCTGGATGAGATCGTGCCGGTGCCGCCTCGGCTCCGCATCCCTGGACTCGACCCGGACCGGACCTACCGCGCCTCGCTCATCACGCCGGCCGCCCCGTCGGTCACCTGGGAGGTCACGGGCGTCCAGGCCTCCGGTGCGGCGCTGGGAGCACTGGGGCTGCCAGGTCCTGCGCGGGCACCTCAGAGCGCGGCGCTTGTCCACCTGCGCGCCGTCTGA
- a CDS encoding Ig domain-containing protein produces MRFSELIVGSQPSRRRPEQRRRTAGALAFAVLTVGILPAVGAQPAQARPGGATPSIEIQAGYLELELDRTGTVVGLEDVRTGVDHLAPGHAASLVSLVVDGKQQRPTTVDRSGPGGQMLTFRNKAAHWKIQVKLVSSRGGYTTFEAVAVDVPKGVDVQTLLWGPLATSISQTVGTSVGVVRDDDFAIGLRPLTDRTEGAWPQEDQDMGWESEVNHDPDHVSVGSLEEWSAAGVTPWGSVLRAFTFDYTKERHRKVRGYPIPVGPLPGRDGRIAGSKIALFGASPEATPTILSNIAKGEKLPYPKLNGQWQKASQASSQSWLVLGDLETGNIPAAARFAKAAGMNRIYSLTSSYGPWKSSGHYQFDSSLGGSDAGAAAAVDSARANGVQLGVHTLSDFISTGDEPYDWAWFPRDAYLKPPADDRLAMGGTASLTRPLTADDTTVYLDDGALLAAGPSYSLLRIGDEFVSYGAAEQVGKEWKLTGVQRARWGSVAVAHPEGDHTARVMANSYGGAIGGHAVLDEISDRLTTAWNTTGITGMSWDGLESASESGWGAYGMAHLVNKTFRRIDAKDGFISETSRMTSNTWDALTRASWGEVGSTSMEQVFANNKYLQANYLPGMLGWISLNGSDSLLTMEWKLARGAGLNAGTGFQSSVSRLESGGENTTRLLDAIQQWETARNLGAFTAEQQARFRDLKTNWHLSAVEPGKRWSLQELDADGKPVGAPQAVVAPTPELDAGPLPAAAKGALYEATVKTNTPATTRYAVTSGTLPAGLVLNADTGGIVGTPVRTGAAPFTVTAYQSSGQPTARRDYVIEVGGH; encoded by the coding sequence GTGCGGTTCTCAGAACTCATAGTCGGATCCCAGCCTTCCCGGAGGAGGCCCGAACAGCGTCGGCGGACGGCCGGTGCCCTGGCGTTCGCGGTGCTGACCGTCGGCATTCTGCCCGCGGTCGGCGCACAGCCGGCGCAAGCACGACCTGGCGGAGCGACTCCGTCGATCGAGATCCAGGCCGGCTATCTGGAGCTGGAGCTCGACAGGACAGGGACGGTCGTGGGTCTGGAGGACGTCAGGACCGGGGTCGACCACCTCGCGCCCGGTCATGCGGCGTCCCTGGTCAGTCTGGTCGTCGACGGCAAGCAGCAGAGGCCGACCACGGTTGACCGTTCCGGACCCGGTGGCCAGATGCTCACGTTCCGGAACAAGGCCGCGCACTGGAAGATCCAGGTGAAACTGGTCAGCAGTCGCGGCGGCTACACCACGTTCGAAGCGGTCGCCGTCGACGTGCCGAAGGGCGTCGATGTGCAGACCCTGCTCTGGGGTCCACTGGCCACATCGATCTCCCAGACGGTCGGTACATCGGTGGGCGTGGTCCGCGACGACGATTTCGCCATCGGGCTCCGACCGCTGACCGACCGTACCGAGGGCGCCTGGCCGCAGGAGGACCAGGACATGGGCTGGGAGAGCGAGGTCAACCACGATCCGGACCATGTGAGCGTGGGCTCCCTGGAGGAATGGAGCGCGGCAGGCGTGACCCCCTGGGGTTCCGTACTGCGCGCCTTCACCTTCGACTACACCAAGGAACGCCACCGCAAGGTACGCGGCTATCCGATCCCGGTCGGACCGCTGCCCGGCCGCGACGGCAGGATCGCCGGTTCCAAGATCGCACTCTTCGGAGCCTCGCCCGAGGCGACGCCGACGATCCTGTCCAACATCGCAAAGGGTGAGAAGCTGCCCTACCCGAAGCTGAACGGGCAGTGGCAGAAGGCCTCCCAGGCGAGCAGCCAGTCATGGCTGGTGCTCGGCGACCTGGAGACCGGCAACATTCCGGCGGCGGCCCGGTTCGCCAAGGCGGCCGGCATGAACCGCATCTACTCACTCACCAGCAGCTACGGCCCATGGAAGTCCAGCGGCCACTACCAGTTCGACTCCAGTCTGGGCGGCAGCGACGCCGGGGCCGCGGCGGCCGTGGACAGCGCCCGGGCGAACGGTGTACAGCTCGGCGTACACACTCTGTCGGACTTCATCAGCACCGGCGACGAGCCCTACGACTGGGCCTGGTTCCCGCGGGACGCCTACCTCAAGCCGCCCGCCGACGACCGGCTCGCGATGGGAGGCACCGCCTCGCTCACCCGTCCACTGACGGCGGACGACACCACCGTGTACCTGGACGACGGCGCGCTGCTCGCCGCGGGACCCAGCTACAGCCTCCTGCGCATCGGGGACGAGTTCGTCAGCTACGGAGCGGCCGAGCAGGTGGGGAAGGAGTGGAAGCTGACCGGCGTGCAGCGTGCGCGATGGGGATCGGTCGCGGTCGCACACCCTGAGGGCGACCACACCGCCCGGGTCATGGCCAACAGCTACGGCGGCGCGATCGGCGGCCATGCCGTCCTCGACGAGATCAGCGACCGGCTGACCACCGCCTGGAACACCACCGGCATCACCGGTATGTCGTGGGACGGCCTGGAGTCGGCATCGGAGTCCGGCTGGGGCGCCTACGGCATGGCGCACCTGGTGAACAAGACGTTCCGGCGCATCGATGCCAAGGACGGATTCATCTCCGAGACCAGCCGGATGACCTCGAACACCTGGGACGCGCTGACCCGGGCCAGCTGGGGTGAGGTCGGCAGCACCTCGATGGAGCAGGTGTTCGCCAACAACAAGTACCTCCAGGCGAACTACCTCCCCGGCATGCTCGGCTGGATCAGCCTCAACGGCTCGGACAGTCTGCTCACCATGGAGTGGAAGCTGGCCCGAGGCGCAGGCCTGAACGCCGGGACGGGTTTCCAGAGCTCGGTCTCCCGCCTCGAATCGGGCGGCGAGAACACCACGCGGCTGCTCGACGCCATTCAGCAGTGGGAGACGGCACGCAACCTGGGCGCGTTCACCGCGGAGCAGCAGGCGCGGTTCCGCGACCTGAAGACGAACTGGCACCTGAGCGCGGTCGAGCCGGGCAAGCGCTGGTCCCTGCAGGAGCTGGACGCCGACGGCAAGCCGGTTGGCGCCCCCCAGGCCGTCGTCGCCCCGACCCCGGAGCTCGACGCCGGGCCGCTGCCCGCGGCAGCCAAGGGAGCCCTGTACGAGGCGACCGTGAAGACCAACACGCCGGCGACCACGCGCTACGCGGTGACCTCGGGGACCTTGCCCGCGGGCCTCGTGCTCAATGCGGACACCGGCGGAATCGTGGGGACACCGGTCAGGACGGGAGCGGCGCCGTTCACGGTCACGGCGTACCAGAGCTCCGGTCAGCCGACAGCGCGGCGCGACTACGTGATCGAGGTCGGCGGTCACTGA
- a CDS encoding carbohydrate ABC transporter permease translates to MNSRMPWMRPLLATGVAAVFCMPLYVALVNVFKPSSEVVTSPLALPLPPTLDNLEHVLSRPDGLFWYGLVNSVTLTAASILITTVLAAMSAYHLVRSGRWWSRAVLGVMLSGLMIPPAVIMLPITRILDAIGLLHSMPGAVLVDVGYYLPFAVFVFMGFIRSIPRELEEAAAVDGAGRFRIFWQVVFPLLRPASASVLIFLGVWVWNDFLTPLLVLGPGAGNTVTVGIFRSIGPYQQDFGAVFAFMLLATLPVLAFYLAFQKQFVRGLTGGATKG, encoded by the coding sequence GTGAACTCCCGAATGCCGTGGATGCGGCCGCTGTTGGCCACCGGCGTGGCGGCCGTCTTCTGCATGCCGCTCTACGTGGCGCTGGTCAACGTCTTCAAGCCCAGCTCCGAGGTCGTGACCTCGCCGTTGGCGCTCCCGCTTCCGCCGACCCTCGACAACCTCGAACACGTACTGAGCCGGCCGGACGGGCTGTTCTGGTACGGCCTCGTCAACTCCGTCACCCTGACCGCGGCGTCTATCCTCATCACCACCGTGCTGGCCGCGATGTCCGCGTACCATCTCGTGCGGTCGGGCCGCTGGTGGAGCCGTGCCGTCCTCGGCGTCATGCTGTCCGGCCTGATGATCCCGCCCGCGGTGATCATGCTTCCGATCACGCGGATCCTCGACGCCATCGGCCTGTTGCACTCGATGCCGGGCGCCGTGCTGGTCGACGTCGGGTACTACCTGCCATTCGCCGTGTTCGTCTTCATGGGCTTCATCCGCTCGATCCCGCGCGAACTCGAAGAGGCCGCGGCGGTCGACGGCGCCGGCCGCTTCCGAATCTTCTGGCAGGTCGTCTTCCCGCTGCTGCGGCCCGCGTCGGCCAGCGTGCTGATCTTCCTCGGGGTATGGGTCTGGAACGACTTCCTGACTCCACTGCTCGTCCTGGGCCCCGGAGCCGGCAACACCGTGACGGTCGGGATCTTCCGCTCCATCGGCCCCTACCAGCAGGACTTCGGGGCGGTGTTCGCCTTCATGCTGTTGGCCACACTGCCCGTCCTGGCCTTCTATCTCGCCTTCCAGAAGCAGTTCGTCCGTGGTCTGACAGGGGGTGCCACGAAGGGTTGA
- a CDS encoding GNAT family N-acetyltransferase, translating into MFSLSLRDNACLRPLEIWHAEEFAAHLDRAREHIRPWVGPGFVTVDLEGARATLRRYAERQAADGGRLFGIWLDGTLVGGVMFVEFDAGFGSCEIGCWLEPAVEGHGLVTEACRALLEWAFASRGLHRAEWNCRADNERSSAVAQRLGMTLEGVRREYWPYGGTRHDKQMWAILAPEWRNHHQ; encoded by the coding sequence GTGTTTTCCCTTTCTTTGCGGGACAACGCCTGCCTCCGCCCGCTGGAGATATGGCATGCCGAGGAGTTCGCCGCCCACCTGGACCGGGCTCGCGAGCACATCCGGCCATGGGTCGGGCCGGGGTTCGTCACCGTCGACCTCGAGGGGGCGCGGGCCACACTGCGCCGGTACGCCGAGCGTCAGGCCGCGGACGGCGGCCGCCTCTTCGGTATCTGGCTCGACGGAACACTGGTCGGCGGCGTGATGTTCGTGGAGTTCGACGCCGGCTTCGGTTCCTGCGAGATCGGCTGCTGGCTGGAGCCGGCCGTCGAGGGTCATGGCCTGGTCACAGAGGCGTGCCGCGCGCTGCTGGAGTGGGCGTTCGCCTCCCGGGGGCTGCATCGCGCCGAGTGGAACTGCCGAGCCGACAACGAGCGCAGCTCCGCGGTGGCCCAGCGGCTCGGTATGACGCTCGAAGGCGTACGGCGCGAGTACTGGCCCTACGGCGGCACCCGCCACGACAAGCAGATGTGGGCGATCCTCGCCCCCGAATGGCGAAACCATCACCAGTGA